From the Mycoplasmatota bacterium genome, one window contains:
- a CDS encoding helix-turn-helix transcriptional regulator: protein MNKKNEMMIKKRQQLEMTQGQLADLLGVKSNTVCQYENGNRKPRGQTAIKISKILNIPLEKII, encoded by the coding sequence ATGAATAAAAAAAACGAAATGATGATTAAGAAAAGACAACAGTTGGAAATGACTCAAGGACAGTTGGCGGACTTATTAGGTGTTAAATCAAATACAGTATGTCAATATGAAAATGGAAACAGAAAACCTAGGGGTCAAACAGCAATCAAAATATCAAAGATATTAAACATACCATTAGAAAAAATTATATAA
- a CDS encoding phage antirepressor, which yields MELKVFKNNQFGEVRVIENNNEPWFVAKDVCSILDIKNTTQAIQRLDEDERSMLNIGRQGETNVVNESGLYTLILRSDKPQAKHFRKWVTSEVLPSIRKNGGYIANQENLTPEQIVANALVVAQRIIDDKTKQIETMKPKVEFFDAVASSKTAVSLGDVAKVLGIKGLGRNKLFELLRNKKILMKDNIPYQKYVDAGYFRVIEQKYTKDDEVKISFKTLVYQKGINYIRKLVS from the coding sequence TTGGAGTTAAAAGTATTTAAAAATAACCAATTTGGAGAAGTAAGAGTAATTGAAAATAATAACGAACCATGGTTTGTTGCTAAAGATGTATGTAGTATTCTTGACATCAAAAATACCACACAAGCCATACAAAGACTAGATGAAGACGAACGGTCTATGTTAAACATAGGGCGTCAAGGTGAAACAAATGTTGTAAATGAATCTGGTCTTTATACTTTAATTTTAAGAAGTGATAAACCTCAAGCTAAACATTTCAGAAAATGGGTAACATCAGAAGTACTTCCATCCATTCGTAAAAACGGTGGCTACATAGCAAATCAAGAAAATCTTACACCGGAACAAATTGTTGCTAATGCTTTGGTAGTTGCTCAAAGAATAATTGATGATAAAACCAAACAGATTGAAACAATGAAACCTAAAGTAGAATTTTTCGATGCTGTAGCAAGTAGCAAAACAGCAGTTTCATTAGGTGATGTAGCTAAGGTTTTAGGAATTAAAGGACTAGGTAGAAATAAATTATTTGAATTACTTAGAAATAAAAAAATACTTATGAAAGACAATATACCATATCAAAAGTATGTAGATGCAGGCTATTTTAGAGTAATTGAACAAAAATATACGAAAGATGATGAAGTAAAAATTAGCTTTAAAACACTAGTCTATCAAAAAGGTATCAACTACATCAGGAAGTTGGTGTCTTAG
- a CDS encoding sporulation transcriptional regulator SpoIIID — MNEKIGARVLTVAKSILKNQGTVRSIASIYGVSKSTIHKDLTERLYEIDFGLYEKVRALLEYNKSVRHLRGGNSTKLKYLVKKA, encoded by the coding sequence ATGAATGAAAAAATAGGGGCTAGAGTATTAACTGTAGCGAAAAGCATCCTGAAAAATCAAGGAACCGTTAGAAGTATTGCTTCAATATATGGGGTTTCAAAAAGTACAATTCATAAGGATTTAACTGAAAGGCTCTATGAAATTGATTTTGGATTATATGAGAAAGTACGAGCATTATTAGAATATAATAAATCTGTTAGACATTTAAGAGGTGGGAATTCGACGAAGTTAAAATATTTAGTAAAAAAAGCTTAA
- a CDS encoding ImmA/IrrE family metallo-endopeptidase, producing the protein MCYEDFVNTILLDRGINSIEQLNIECLAAAFNINVYYWNCKTFLLTDEDVTIAININKDKVEQYEEFLHELGHYILYQNHIKLITDLGEWKYIEGKVNQLVPYIAIPKFAMKEALDQESIYEVSSIFKISTAFVEKRLTLFKNKILKAIGF; encoded by the coding sequence ATGTGTTATGAGGATTTTGTAAATACTATTTTATTAGACAGAGGAATTAATTCAATCGAACAACTAAATATTGAATGTTTGGCTGCTGCATTCAATATCAATGTCTATTATTGGAACTGTAAGACATTTTTATTAACCGATGAAGATGTTACTATTGCAATTAATATTAACAAAGACAAGGTAGAACAATATGAAGAATTTCTTCATGAATTAGGACACTATATACTTTACCAGAACCACATCAAGTTGATTACAGATTTAGGAGAATGGAAATACATCGAAGGTAAAGTTAATCAATTAGTACCTTACATAGCTATACCAAAATTTGCTATGAAAGAAGCTCTTGACCAGGAATCAATTTATGAAGTATCATCAATATTTAAGATATCCACAGCCTTTGTGGAAAAACGACTTACGCTATTCAAAAACAAAATATTAAAAGCTATAGGATTTTAG
- a CDS encoding DegV family protein: MMDNKIAILTDTTSSVQYSNHTYDNIFVLPHTVIFGSEEYVDGVDITNDEFFRRIVEEDVIPSTSQPSIGQTIEICEEIKRQGYTDIIYLPISKGISSTYNSIVGSIDLIEGINFKVVDTKATAVHLGFMALEAARLTKENTSVEEIITYVEHLRDNLHIYFMVDDLKYLIKNGRLSNAAGFLGSLLKIKPVLEFDDEGRIIGTEKIRTTKRTMETIVNHVIEATKDCKKVQYTVCHGFDMELLAKFKEELKRITDLENFLILPLPSVIGAHVGNGVVSVGYFIIEE, from the coding sequence ATTATGGATAATAAAATTGCAATTTTGACAGACACGACCTCTTCAGTACAATACTCTAATCATACCTATGATAATATTTTTGTTTTACCACATACAGTGATATTCGGTTCGGAAGAGTATGTTGATGGTGTTGATATTACAAATGATGAGTTTTTCAGAAGAATTGTCGAAGAGGATGTTATTCCTTCAACTTCACAACCATCGATTGGACAAACCATCGAAATTTGTGAGGAAATTAAACGTCAAGGTTATACAGATATTATTTATTTACCAATATCAAAAGGAATTAGTAGTACTTATAATTCTATTGTTGGCTCTATTGATTTAATAGAGGGGATTAATTTTAAAGTTGTTGATACGAAAGCAACTGCAGTCCATTTAGGATTTATGGCACTTGAAGCTGCACGATTAACCAAAGAAAATACATCGGTCGAAGAAATTATAACTTATGTAGAACATTTACGAGATAATTTGCATATATATTTCATGGTAGATGATTTAAAATACTTAATCAAAAATGGTCGTTTATCAAATGCAGCTGGATTTTTAGGAAGTTTACTTAAAATAAAACCAGTTTTAGAATTTGATGATGAGGGTCGAATCATTGGAACTGAAAAAATTCGTACGACTAAAAGAACAATGGAAACGATTGTAAATCACGTAATAGAAGCAACTAAAGATTGTAAGAAAGTACAATATACTGTATGTCATGGATTTGATATGGAGCTTCTAGCGAAGTTTAAGGAAGAACTAAAAAGAATTACAGATCTTGAAAACTTCTTAATTTTACCACTTCCATCAGTAATTGGTGCACATGTTGGGAATGGTGTTGTATCAGTTGGATATTTTATAATTGAAGAATAA
- a CDS encoding DegV family protein, whose translation MAKEKIAIVTDSSSSLDYLNYDEYDNIFMVRMPIYFGNKEYIDGKTITVEEFYQRIETEDIIPSTSQPSLGETLDLYEKLKDEGYTDIIHFPISKGLSGVYQSLFSIRDIVDGINVHIVDTRSTAIILGFIVLEAARLVKDNKSVSEVLTYSEYLSTHYKPYFMVDDLKYLIKNGRLSNAAGFIGSVLKIKPILTFNDIGEIIGIEKIRTTKKAMNHIIQKILEETKSYKKVQYFISYGHNQTLIEEFKAQVAQYIDLEDVIESILPSVIGAHVGSGIVALGYFVLE comes from the coding sequence ATGGCAAAGGAGAAAATAGCGATTGTTACAGATAGTTCATCGTCTTTAGATTATTTAAATTACGATGAGTATGATAACATATTTATGGTTAGAATGCCAATATATTTTGGTAACAAGGAATATATTGATGGGAAAACAATTACAGTTGAGGAATTTTACCAACGTATAGAAACAGAAGATATTATCCCTTCAACCTCTCAACCGTCATTAGGTGAAACACTTGACTTATATGAGAAGTTAAAAGATGAGGGTTATACAGATATTATTCACTTTCCAATTTCTAAAGGATTAAGCGGGGTTTATCAATCTTTATTTTCTATTCGGGACATTGTTGATGGAATTAATGTTCATATCGTAGATACAAGAAGTACTGCGATTATTTTAGGTTTTATTGTTTTAGAAGCAGCTAGATTAGTAAAAGATAATAAGAGTGTTTCTGAAGTATTAACTTACAGTGAGTATCTTTCTACACACTATAAACCTTATTTTATGGTAGATGATTTAAAATATTTAATAAAAAATGGAAGATTATCAAACGCAGCTGGATTTATTGGTAGTGTTTTAAAAATAAAACCAATTTTGACATTTAATGATATTGGTGAAATTATTGGAATTGAAAAGATTAGAACGACCAAAAAAGCAATGAATCACATTATTCAAAAGATTTTAGAAGAGACTAAAAGTTATAAAAAAGTACAATATTTTATTTCTTACGGTCATAATCAAACATTAATTGAAGAATTTAAAGCTCAGGTGGCTCAATATATTGATTTAGAAGATGTTATTGAGAGTATACTTCCATCAGTAATAGGTGCGCATGTAGGAAGTGGAATTGTTGCTTTAGGTTATTTCGTTTTAGAATAA
- a CDS encoding YigZ family protein, which translates to MYLTIKENGENEIIINKSRFICSIYRANTEAEAMSFIKRIKKINYNATHNCSAYIVGENGIHQKANDDGEPSGTAGIPMLEVLRKNHLTDTVCVVTRYFGGTKLGAGGLIRAYGQAVSQVINKIGIIEKRKMRLIEVEADYAQIGLLDSKFTQYLLINKVFLEKVYYTYQIDLNQVQLFIDYLVDLTKNNISYQLKDITMCEVIYEKH; encoded by the coding sequence ATGTATCTAACAATAAAAGAAAATGGAGAAAATGAGATAATTATTAATAAATCTCGTTTTATTTGTTCGATTTATCGAGCAAATACTGAAGCTGAAGCAATGTCCTTCATTAAAAGAATTAAAAAAATTAATTATAATGCGACTCATAATTGTTCAGCTTACATAGTAGGAGAAAATGGTATTCATCAAAAAGCAAATGATGATGGAGAACCTAGTGGCACTGCAGGGATTCCTATGCTTGAAGTATTGCGAAAGAACCATTTAACAGATACCGTATGTGTTGTAACTCGTTATTTTGGTGGTACCAAATTAGGAGCAGGTGGTTTAATCAGAGCCTATGGCCAAGCTGTAAGTCAAGTAATTAATAAAATAGGGATTATCGAAAAAAGGAAAATGCGATTAATTGAAGTAGAAGCTGATTACGCACAAATTGGATTACTTGATTCTAAATTTACTCAATATTTACTCATTAATAAAGTGTTTCTTGAAAAAGTATATTATACTTATCAAATTGATTTAAATCAGGTTCAACTATTTATTGATTATTTGGTAGATCTCACTAAAAATAATATTTCATATCAACTAAAAGATATCACAATGTGTGAGGTTATCTACGAAAAACATTAA
- a CDS encoding leucine-rich repeat domain-containing protein, which produces MKNLVKFMVLYVIVLLTLTCCSSSHLEVTFVDSNFEQIIRNTIGKPTGPIYPKDCESITSLDIKNSQITDLSGIEQFSNLSKLHLQINGIINITALSNLTNLTELRLDGNQISDITALSNLTNLTELYIESDQISDITTLNNLTRLKVLHLDSNQTSDITALSNLTNLTELYIESDQISDITVLNNLTKLKV; this is translated from the coding sequence ATGAAAAATTTAGTAAAATTTATGGTTTTATATGTAATAGTTCTTTTGACATTAACTTGTTGTAGTAGTAGTCATTTAGAAGTAACCTTTGTTGATTCTAATTTTGAACAAATAATTAGAAATACGATTGGAAAACCAACTGGTCCAATATATCCAAAAGATTGTGAAAGTATAACTTCACTAGATATTAAAAATAGTCAGATTACAGATTTATCAGGGATTGAACAATTCTCAAATCTCTCAAAATTACATTTACAGATTAACGGAATAATTAATATAACAGCATTGAGCAATTTAACAAATCTAACTGAATTAAGATTAGATGGTAATCAAATCAGTGATATAACAGCATTGAGTAATTTAACAAATTTAACTGAATTATATATAGAAAGTGATCAAATCAGTGATATAACAACATTGAATAATTTAACAAGATTAAAAGTATTACATTTAGATAGTAATCAAACTAGTGATATAACAGCATTGAGTAATTTAACAAATTTAACTGAATTATATATAGAAAGTGATCAAATCAGTGATATAACAGTTTTGAATAATTTAACAAAATTGAAAGTATAA
- a CDS encoding helix-turn-helix transcriptional regulator, whose translation MLQQNLKKLRGTKGITQKQLAEFLNISSSTIAMYESGKRDPDTGTLKKLANFFDVSTDYLLGNDIKKKRSTEAEDFEQNVKKIDDNINIVFSDQAGLDDNDVEEIKRFIEFVKSKKK comes from the coding sequence ATGTTACAGCAAAATTTAAAAAAGCTAAGAGGAACTAAAGGTATTACTCAAAAACAACTAGCTGAGTTTTTAAATATTTCATCTAGTACTATTGCTATGTATGAATCAGGAAAAAGAGATCCTGATACAGGTACTCTTAAAAAACTAGCTAATTTTTTCGATGTATCTACAGACTACCTATTAGGCAACGACATAAAGAAAAAACGTTCCACCGAAGCTGAGGACTTCGAGCAGAACGTTAAGAAAATAGATGATAATATTAATATTGTGTTTAGTGATCAAGCTGGTCTTGATGATAATGATGTTGAGGAGATTAAAAGATTTATTGAGTTTGTAAAAAGTAAAAAGAAATAA
- a CDS encoding HTH domain-containing protein — protein sequence MGMLAALKLLKVLQSGNKFTRQELANKLEIPERNITHYVSQCKLAGFDIKVKRGHDHYYQFVGDRR from the coding sequence ATGGGAATGTTAGCTGCACTTAAATTACTAAAAGTATTACAATCAGGTAATAAATTTACAAGACAAGAGTTAGCAAACAAACTTGAGATACCTGAGCGAAACATTACTCATTATGTTTCTCAATGTAAATTAGCTGGATTTGATATTAAGGTCAAAAGAGGACATGATCATTATTATCAATTTGTAGGTGATAGAAGATGA
- a CDS encoding recombinase RecT, with the protein MEKDIADIIFNRVNKMESTQQLMFPPNYAVGNALKSAYLIIQKTVDKNKCPALQVCTKESIANALLEMVVQGLNPVKTQCYFMVHGNSVDLFRSYFGDQIVVKNALMNVKEITATIIYKDDEIELDIDSTGKRRVKSHVTKFENIDKGIAGAYATIIFEDNSSDQEVMTMKEIQVSWDKSQTKTQSVQKEFPQEMAKRTVIKRLCKRHMNTSNDANLFIVESYNRTTENEFINTEPSNQIELQEEVDNTANQEQLIIEGEAEEIKAPTDSKPADHDESVSDDPGF; encoded by the coding sequence ATGGAAAAGGACATTGCAGATATCATATTCAATAGAGTAAACAAGATGGAATCAACTCAACAGTTGATGTTTCCACCAAATTACGCTGTAGGTAATGCATTGAAGTCAGCGTATCTTATAATTCAAAAAACTGTTGATAAAAATAAATGCCCTGCTCTTCAAGTTTGTACAAAAGAATCTATCGCTAATGCTCTATTAGAAATGGTTGTACAAGGATTAAATCCAGTTAAAACACAATGTTACTTTATGGTTCATGGTAACAGTGTGGATTTATTTAGATCCTATTTTGGAGATCAAATTGTTGTGAAAAATGCACTTATGAACGTCAAAGAAATTACAGCAACTATTATCTATAAAGATGATGAAATTGAATTAGATATTGATTCAACTGGTAAACGCAGAGTGAAATCTCATGTAACTAAATTTGAGAATATAGATAAAGGCATTGCTGGTGCATACGCAACTATCATATTTGAGGATAATTCATCTGATCAAGAAGTTATGACTATGAAAGAAATTCAAGTTTCCTGGGATAAATCTCAAACAAAAACACAATCTGTTCAAAAAGAATTCCCTCAAGAAATGGCAAAAAGAACTGTAATTAAGCGTTTATGCAAACGTCATATGAACACATCTAATGATGCTAACTTGTTCATAGTTGAGTCTTACAACCGTACTACAGAAAACGAATTCATCAATACAGAACCAAGCAATCAAATAGAACTCCAGGAAGAAGTTGATAACACTGCCAATCAAGAACAGTTGATAATTGAGGGAGAAGCTGAAGAAATAAAAGCCCCTACTGACAGTAAACCAGCTGATCATGATGAATCTGTTTCTGATGACCCAGGTTTCTAA
- a CDS encoding leucine-rich repeat domain-containing protein: MRFDFNQVSDVTALSNLTNLTELTFSNNPVRDITALSNLTNLTDLILECNISDITALSNLTNLTELDLRINQISDITALSNLTNLTELHLSINQISDITPLSNLSNLTKLYLGSNQISDITPLSNLTNLTILHLGKNQISDITALSDLTNLTELHLNINQISDINALKNLVSLTYLDVESNRISDISILSTMFDNGAFTSKEHDNEIFLDSETLDISERSDAYNTIKYLEENGVKIIGVII, encoded by the coding sequence TTGCGTTTTGATTTTAATCAAGTAAGTGATGTAACAGCGTTAAGTAATTTAACAAATCTAACAGAATTAACTTTTAGTAATAATCCAGTAAGAGATATAACAGCATTAAGTAATTTAACTAATTTAACAGATTTGATTTTAGAATGTAATATCAGTGATATAACAGCATTGAGTAATTTAACTAATTTAACAGAATTAGATTTAAGAATTAATCAAATAAGTGATATAACAGCATTAAGTAATTTAACAAATCTAACAGAATTACATTTAAGTATAAATCAAATAAGTGATATAACACCATTAAGTAATTTATCAAATTTAACAAAATTATATTTAGGTAGTAATCAAATAAGTGATATAACACCATTAAGTAATTTAACAAATTTAACAATATTACATTTAGGTAAAAATCAAATAAGTGATATAACAGCATTAAGTGATTTAACAAATTTAACAGAATTACATTTGAATATTAATCAAATAAGTGATATAAATGCTTTAAAAAACTTGGTTAGTCTGACATATTTAGATGTTGAGAGTAATAGAATTTCTGATATAAGTATTTTAAGTACTATGTTCGATAACGGAGCCTTTACATCAAAAGAACATGATAACGAAATATTTTTAGATAGTGAAACACTTGATATCTCAGAAAGATCTGATGCATATAATACTATAAAGTACTTAGAAGAAAATGGTGTAAAAATTATTGGTGTAATAATTTAA
- a CDS encoding DNA adenine methylase has product MSRFISPLRYPGGKGKMYRIIKRIIINNQLTNHIYTEPFAGGSAIGLKLLYDEVVNRIVINDFDKSIYAFWYSVLYNSEKLVQLIEETPVTLNEWFKQKDIQKNKSIVEDLLILGFSTLFLNRTNRSGVINGGPIGGKHQSGNYLIDCRFNKTDIIRRIHRITLLRDRIELYNLNATDLLNLLETRNEDYFINMDPPYYVKGKQLYMNFFTHEDHINLRDKIHNSRYPWIITYDNVTEISNMYDEFNIIEYCLTYTAGNVREGKEILIHNNTLEINDNIFIEGTL; this is encoded by the coding sequence ATGAGTAGATTTATTTCTCCACTCAGATATCCAGGTGGAAAAGGGAAAATGTATAGGATTATTAAACGGATAATAATAAATAATCAATTAACTAACCATATATATACTGAACCGTTTGCGGGAGGATCTGCCATAGGCTTAAAATTACTATATGATGAAGTGGTAAACAGGATAGTTATTAATGACTTTGACAAATCTATCTATGCTTTTTGGTACTCTGTATTGTACAATAGTGAAAAATTAGTACAATTAATTGAAGAGACACCCGTTACTTTAAATGAATGGTTCAAACAAAAAGATATACAAAAAAATAAGTCCATCGTTGAAGATTTACTAATATTAGGATTTTCTACTCTATTCTTAAATCGAACTAACCGGTCAGGTGTAATTAACGGTGGACCTATTGGCGGAAAACACCAAAGCGGAAATTATTTAATAGATTGTAGATTTAACAAAACTGATATTATTAGAAGAATACATAGAATTACATTATTACGAGACCGAATAGAATTATATAACCTTAATGCAACTGATTTATTAAACTTATTGGAAACTAGAAATGAAGATTATTTTATTAATATGGACCCTCCTTACTATGTTAAGGGTAAACAACTATATATGAATTTTTTCACACATGAAGATCATATTAACTTAAGAGATAAAATTCATAACTCTAGGTATCCATGGATTATTACATATGATAATGTAACAGAAATTTCAAACATGTATGATGAATTCAATATAATTGAATACTGTTTAACTTATACTGCTGGTAACGTCAGAGAAGGCAAAGAAATACTGATACATAATAACACTTTAGAAATTAATGATAATATTTTTATTGAAGGTACTTTATAA
- a CDS encoding DDE-type integrase/transposase/recombinase: MVKIISVLSVFLKYLNKLLYKFILFLDSHIISTPSSKSSGTYYEPFRKFTVDGEPIIQKVEKLDYQELLNVYFLKYNKHLKPVTRRRPSKLDFKGNCPICGAPHDYIYENNIKSKQLLCKVCSHTFTLNNDFLEKIILKCPHCSKNLERIKDRNSYIIYKCRHKKCSFYLDKLKKLTPDQLKQFKKKPGKFKLHYIYRAFDINFDSLERDSMSNLNMKVDLANIRHSKHTLGLILTYYVNYGLSSRKTAAIMYDIHQVKISHQTVMNYANSVSTMIRPLLENYPYDLSSDLCGDETYVRVKGKKHYIFFFSDKIKKIITSYQVFSKRDTFSAVVSLYQTFKKYTELPKNLKVVVDGNPIYNVAWSYFKSMNINFDLFQVIGLTNNTKTDKDYRPFKQVTERLNRTFKDDYIQMNGFGNIKSANAYMVLFTTFFNFLRPHKSLGYNPPVKLEEFEDLPHMPSKWLSLIDMSYSYIN; this comes from the coding sequence ATGGTTAAAATTATATCAGTTCTTTCAGTATTTTTAAAGTATTTAAACAAACTACTTTATAAATTTATTCTTTTTCTAGATTCACACATTATTTCTACACCTAGTTCTAAGTCATCTGGCACTTATTATGAACCTTTTAGGAAGTTCACTGTTGATGGTGAACCTATTATTCAGAAGGTTGAAAAGCTAGATTATCAAGAATTGCTTAATGTGTATTTTTTAAAGTACAATAAGCATCTCAAACCAGTTACTAGACGAAGGCCATCAAAACTTGATTTCAAAGGAAATTGCCCTATTTGTGGTGCTCCTCATGATTACATCTATGAAAATAATATTAAATCAAAACAGTTACTTTGTAAGGTATGTAGTCATACATTTACCTTGAATAATGATTTTCTTGAAAAGATTATTTTAAAATGTCCTCATTGTTCAAAGAACCTTGAAAGAATTAAAGACCGTAATAGTTATATTATTTATAAATGTAGACATAAGAAATGTTCCTTTTATTTAGATAAATTAAAGAAATTAACACCAGATCAATTAAAACAATTCAAAAAGAAACCAGGTAAATTTAAACTTCATTATATCTATCGTGCTTTCGATATTAACTTTGATTCCCTAGAACGTGACTCTATGTCTAATTTAAATATGAAGGTTGATTTAGCCAATATCAGACATTCTAAGCATACTCTAGGCTTAATCTTAACGTATTACGTTAACTACGGTTTGTCGAGTAGGAAAACTGCAGCTATCATGTATGATATTCACCAAGTTAAGATTTCCCATCAAACCGTGATGAATTATGCAAATAGTGTTTCTACAATGATTCGTCCCTTACTTGAAAATTACCCATATGATTTATCATCTGACCTTTGTGGGGATGAAACATATGTTAGGGTTAAGGGGAAGAAGCATTATATCTTCTTCTTCTCAGATAAAATTAAAAAGATTATTACTTCTTATCAAGTTTTTAGTAAACGTGATACTTTTTCAGCAGTCGTTTCACTATATCAAACATTCAAAAAATACACTGAACTACCTAAGAATTTGAAAGTAGTTGTGGATGGTAATCCTATTTACAACGTTGCATGGTCATACTTTAAAAGCATGAACATAAATTTCGATTTATTTCAAGTTATAGGACTCACTAATAACACGAAAACAGACAAGGATTACCGTCCATTTAAACAAGTAACTGAGCGTTTAAATAGAACTTTCAAAGACGATTATATCCAAATGAACGGATTTGGTAATATCAAGAGCGCTAATGCTTATATGGTCTTGTTTACAACGTTTTTTAACTTTCTAAGACCACATAAATCGTTAGGTTATAACCCACCTGTTAAATTAGAAGAGTTTGAGGATTTACCTCATATGCCAAGCAAATGGCTTTCTCTAATAGATATGAGTTACTCTTATATAAACTAA
- a CDS encoding recombinase family protein has product MMKIAIYARVSTEQQIENYSIPLQRERMIALCKSKGWDDITEYIDPGYSGSNLNRPRLNKLLSDISHIDVVVVYKLDRLSRSQKDTLYLIEDCFLKNNVEFISLSETLDTSTPFGKAMIGILSVFAQLERETITERLRSGRHKMTKELGYWSGGTDASPTGYIRMKRGQLKVNPEEAELVKRIFHEYLALQSVTKIQKKFKEEGLPVWRFNRYVRILKNRLYIGEVTFGGEPFKGSHKVLIDEGTFNQVQLIMSKHKGNNHGKIKDMYLSQKIVCWHCGENYQSYSTGSKVKYRYYICRKRRFPREYDSKCNNKTWKKEVLEEQIFTLIENFTTKNLIKKKKHINYDKLIEDVDKKLRKTLDLYIEGTIQKVQLDQKVAELNHEKEELFKRKKNDKDNTNQKALNLLNQKINIREASKDEKLAIINTLIDKIYIDNDEIKVVWNV; this is encoded by the coding sequence ATTATGAAGATAGCAATTTATGCACGTGTATCCACCGAACAGCAGATAGAAAACTATAGCATTCCATTACAACGAGAAAGAATGATTGCTTTATGTAAATCAAAAGGTTGGGATGACATTACTGAATATATCGATCCTGGTTATTCTGGAAGTAATTTAAATCGTCCTAGACTAAATAAGTTATTAAGTGATATAAGTCACATTGATGTAGTTGTTGTATATAAGTTAGATCGCTTATCTAGGTCACAAAAGGATACATTGTATCTTATAGAGGATTGTTTCTTGAAGAATAATGTTGAATTTATTTCATTATCAGAAACTCTGGATACTTCAACACCATTTGGAAAAGCGATGATAGGAATACTATCAGTATTCGCTCAGCTAGAAAGAGAGACGATTACAGAACGCTTAAGAAGCGGTAGGCATAAAATGACTAAAGAGTTAGGCTATTGGTCAGGCGGAACTGATGCTAGCCCTACAGGATACATCAGAATGAAAAGAGGACAACTTAAAGTTAATCCTGAAGAAGCCGAACTTGTAAAACGGATTTTTCATGAATATTTAGCTCTTCAGTCCGTGACAAAGATTCAAAAAAAATTCAAAGAAGAAGGACTTCCTGTATGGCGTTTCAATCGATATGTTCGCATACTTAAGAACAGATTATATATTGGGGAGGTAACCTTTGGTGGAGAACCATTTAAAGGTTCTCACAAGGTACTTATTGACGAAGGCACTTTTAATCAGGTGCAACTAATAATGTCGAAACACAAAGGAAATAACCACGGTAAAATCAAGGATATGTATCTGAGTCAAAAGATAGTTTGCTGGCATTGTGGCGAAAATTATCAATCTTACTCGACTGGTAGCAAAGTTAAGTATAGGTATTATATCTGCAGAAAACGCAGGTTTCCTCGTGAATACGATTCTAAGTGTAATAATAAAACATGGAAAAAGGAAGTTCTTGAAGAACAGATTTTCACTTTGATTGAAAATTTTACTACTAAAAACTTGATTAAGAAAAAAAAGCATATCAATTACGATAAGCTTATAGAAGATGTTGACAAAAAATTAAGAAAGACTTTAGATCTTTACATTGAAGGAACAATCCAAAAAGTACAATTGGATCAGAAAGTAGCAGAGCTTAATCATGAGAAAGAAGAACTATTTAAACGTAAAAAAAATGATAAGGATAACACCAATCAAAAAGCCTTAAACTTGTTGAATCAGAAAATTAACATTAGAGAAGCAAGCAAGGACGAAAAGCTTGCAATTATAAACACATTAATTGACAAGATATACATAGATAATGACGAAATTAAAGTTGTATGGAATGTTTAG